The Chlamydiales bacterium DNA window CCATAAAGTTCTCATAACCCCTATGATGCTTATGCCCTCGCTCTGCTCTACTTATAAATGAGGGTATTACCTTAGAAAGTTCTTCGTAAGACTTTGTGCCTATATCTTGCAACTCCACTAAATTGTGTCCATGAAGCTTGTGAATAAGCTGTTCAAAAAAACGTCCATTTCCATAAAGTCCCATATTAGTAAGAGCACTTGCTGGCAAAAGCCCTCTTAAACAATCTAGCACTTTAGCACGAAGCGCTGCGGTATAGGCTGCTTTTGAGCTCTCCTCATCTCTTGGGAACTTCTCTTCAAAAATTTCTGTAAGTTCTGGAACAAGCTCACTGTAGGTTTTAAACAAATGGTTGCAGGTATCCAAATAAAGCTCTCTATGAGCAGATGTCATTAAAATAGGCTCTCTAAAAAAGAGATAATCTCCATTTACTTTTTGATCAAAATAAATGTAACGAGTCGATTTTTCTAAGGGGGATCCTCCAAGCCTACAATCTTCAATAGCTTTTGCGGCGATCATAGAGATATTTTCAATAGCTAGATGGGCACCTCCAAGCTCTGCTATTGAATCGTCACCATAACCATCTAAAATTCTATCATAGAAATTTTGAGCTTTCTTGATTGCAATCATCTGGTCTTCAACTTCCTCATCTCCCTGAGGTCCACTTGGCTTTACAATGGCATCAAACGCAGTCTCTTCATTCAAAATAAACTCTTTGAGAAGAAGTGCTCTAAGACCAAGTGTCGATCTTGAGTAGCGAGAAAATAAAGCCCCTTTAATCACTTCTGGAAGATTTCTTAATGCAAAGACATTGCTCGATACGCTAGATACATATCTCTGTAAAATTTTAGATTGTGTCTCTGAAAATCCTTCGTAATCTTCAAACATGAATTATTCCTTTTTTATCCAATTTGCTATCTCTTTTGCAAAATATGTAATAATAAAATCAGCACCAGCTCTGTGTATACTTCTCATCACTTCCATAACAGCTTTTTTCTCATCTACATAACCTTTTTCTGCAGCTGCTTTAATCATACAAAACTCCCCACTTGTATGATATGCTCCAAGAGGCATATAGGGGTATTTTTGCTTTACACGAAAGATAATATCAAGATACGTATGAGCAGGTTTTATCATCAACATATCGGCGCCTTCATCAATATCTAACCCAGCCTCATGCACAGCTTCTCTACCATTTGGGACATCCATCATATGAGAGCCTCTGTCTCCAAAAGTAGGCGCACCCTCCGCTGCGCTGCGAAAAGGCCCATAAAATGCAGAATTATACTTTACAGAATAGCTAAGAATAGGAATATGCGAGAATCCTGCATTATCCAGTCCTTTTCTAATTCCAAGCACCATGCCATCTATCATACCGCTGGGAGCCACTACATCGACGCCCGCTCTTGCATGGCTTACAGCCTGCTGTACAAGCAGTTCTACCGTTTTATCGTTATCAATATCTACTTTACCCGAACACTCACTTAAAAAACCACAATGACCATGATCTGTGTATTCACAAAAACAAACATCTGAAATAATAAGCAGTTCTTTAGTTGTATTTTTAATTATCTTTACTGCTTTCTGAATAATTCCATCATCACTAAAAGAATCTGATCCTACCAAATCTTTACGAGGAGGAACACCGAAGAGAATCACAGCTTTTATACCGAGCCTTACAACTTCTTGAACCTCAGAGGCAAGCAAATTTAAAGGTATTTGAAAATGCCCCTGCATCGATGAAATCTCTTTTTTTTCACCCTGTTCGCCTTTGATAAATAAAGGCAAAATAAAACAAGATAAATCAACATCAGATTCTTGTACAAGATCTCTTAAAATAGAATTTTGTCGAAGCCTTCTTTTTCTTATCAATGGAAATGCATGTCTCATAAGTACTCCACAAACTAATTACACTTATCAAACGTAACGGGATTATCCCTTTGTTCAAAAAGAACAGGGTAAAGCTCATTACCAGTACCAACTCTGTAGCCCACATCTCTTAGCCATGCAGACATTCCATAACCCCATCTTGCTCTACTAGACTCTTTGAATATAACGTCAAGTGGCATTGAAAACGAAATTCCCTTGTCATGATAAACAGATCCATTTACTCTATCATTACCATTTGTATATGTGTACCAAAAGGAGATCCTCAAGCCACTTGGAAAATAGCGAAACACCTCTGTTCTTATTCCAAAATCACGTGCTAAAAACTGTCCCATACTAATTTTAAAGCTTACTGGCATCGTATTGAATCTATAATAAATATCAAGAAAATATTGCGATAGAACTGTATAGTGATCATAAACAGGATAGAAACTAGTTCCAGAACCAACAAATCTTCTCAATTTATTTTGAAAGCCCCAATCATTATATGTTCTTTTTTTCACAATAGCACCAGCAAGCCCTACAGCCCAAGAAGAATTAACTGGATAGTATAATGCCTCTGCTGCAACTCCTCCATAGGCGATATCAAAAAAGCCAGCAGCCACTCTTGAATGCAGCCCACAACCATGTGTCCAGCTACGCTGTAAATATACCTGTTCAAATTTAAAGTCTCTAACTTGGTAATATGTGATGCGATCTGAGTTTACATTGATCACAGGGGAGGGGTTGAGCATATCAAAATTGCCCAAATCATTTGCGTTTGTAAGAAGTGTATGAGACAATAAAAACTTATAATAAACATCATACCAAACAAACCCTTCAACAACCGCAGCTCCATCAATTTCATACTTAAGCTTTCCTTTAGAACTTCCAAAAAATGTTTGAGCCCTTGGCCTTAGGCCCCATTCAAGAGCTTTTTCTCTTCTTTCAAAAAGAATCTCTGGGCAATATTTTGGGAATGTAACTTCTCTTATTGGAGAAACAGTTGCAAGCTCAATATCTGTCATCTGCCTTGAAGCATATAGGTAAAGGCTTCTTCTAGAATAACGATACTCTTGACAAAGCACACAATCGGCACTAATCACTACAATGACTTCAGATACGTTTACAGGCGTTAACAAGGCAAGCAAGCAACCAAGTCGCTTATGCACATCTGTTTCATATAAATACTTTCTGTTGACAATCCGAAGGCGAAGAATTGGCAACGGATTACATCCCTTTTCAAGGGTTGCTTTCAATAACGTAAATCCTTGATTGTCCAACGCATAAGCTAGATCCTCCACTAATGTATTAAGAGGACGAAGGGGGCTTATAGGCTCTGTATTAATGGGAGCAAAGTAACAAAGAGGATCATTAATTTTTGGGAAAAAACCTTTTACTGAACCTAAGTCAAATGTACCAGAAGCCTCATAAGCAATATTATTCCCTCTAATATGACTTACGCTGAAGCGCCAGTACTTTCCAATGGCATATTTGATACCGTAATTAATAGGAAACTTTTTGACTCGTCCAAATGGATGTAATTCTACTTTTGAATTTTCATAATCGGTAGGATCATACTCAGCAACAAATGAGAGACCATTCCAATAATTTTCACATTTTCTCCAAGGAGAGTATGCAATCCCTCCAAAGAAGCCTCCAATGCGCCCTGTGCCGTAACCAAAACTGGCCTCAAAATTTAGATTAGGCCATTCTTGTGTAAGAACCACATACTTTGATTCAAAAAGCTGACTTCCCAAAAAATCTTCTAGGCCAAGAGCAATGCCAGGAAGGCAATATTCTGTGTCAGCCGGCTTTAATAGATTAATTTTTATGTTAGCGCCCTTGTCCGCATAGTCTCCAAAACCATGAGGGCTCAAAATCACATCCTGCACACCTTTAAATACTCGGTAAACTCCAGACATTTCTATTCTACTAAATAGCTGAAAACCAATAAAATAATTGCGATAAGGAGGCACGCTCGAAGCTCCCAGAGTAATGTCTCCATCATCTCCCATCCGAGCAGAGGGCATGTTAAAATAACCTACATGTCCATAGTGACTATAAATGAGGGGTAATTTATCGCAATTTCTTTTTTCACACTCTGCAACAATGTCTAAATCTCGAAATAGATCAGGGGAAGAAGAAGTACGATGAGGAACATACTCTTCCAAATACTCTTCTTCTGAAAAAAGAAAAGAGCTCAAAAGAGAAAAGAAAAAAATAAGAAGAATTATTGATCCGCGCACCAAGATCCCAACTGTTCGTTTTGCAAACGTGGAAAAAGCTTATCAAGTAATTGAAATTACGAGAAGAAGCTAATTGGGATAACACAAAAATATATAAAACGCTACATAGGAATCCAGTTGCGTTTAGTAAAGTGTTTATTTTTTTTCTGGTCGTCTCTCTCTTTTTTAACCAACAATTCATTTTCTTGGCTAAGCATTGTTTGTACTAAAGTTTTGTGAAATGAATCAATTTGCTTTTGCATATTTTCTATCATTTTCCACTCATCCGTACCAAAATTTTGTGGGTCTTCAACAAAATGTGCCATCTCTTCTCTCGTCATGCCTACTTTTTCAGCGACCGCATTTGCTTTTTGATTAAGCTGGTCTATCACGCCTTGCACATGTTCAAGCATGCCCTCCATCTGTTCTACAGTGATGTCAGCAGCTGCATCCTCTTTTCCAGAACTTGTGCTCAAAGATGATGATATTGTCTTTTTTACATCTTCGATTAATTTTATTACTTCGTCGTATTCTTTTTGAAATTCCATAAGTTCCTCAAAATCTTTGAATCAATGACTCTTGTTACGTAAAAAACTTTAAGTCAATGGTTCCTTATTAAATTAATACTTAATTATACACAAGTGAATTGCTTACCTAGAAATTAAATTGACGAATGCTAGCATTCCATCATGAGTAAATTTGAAAAATTAATACAGAAAATCCTAAGACATTACTCTTTAGCGAAATTTGCTCAATATATACATTGGTTTTTGATGCTGGAATACAACGCTTGCAAGCTTCCTAATCTCTTATTCTATATCTCTTATTCTATTGAGAACAATTGAGTCAGATGATATGCTCAGACCCACTTTAATTTATTGTTCAAGAATCAAAGGTAAAAGGTATTCATGGCTTATCTGGAAGAATTTCAAATGCAACTTGAAAATCACGACTACCAAGGGTTTATGCACCTTTGGGAAGAGTACTGCGGTGGTGATGAGGTTGATGCTCCAGAACTCCAAAAAATTTTACAAGCAATTAAAGTATCTGATTTTGCTCAAACCTTTGGAAAACACATCGACAGCGCCCTTGCCCTTTGGTCTCATATTACAGATGAAAATGCATCTTATGAAGTTTTCAAATCTATCATTGACTTGCAAACGACCAACAGCCCGCAATTAGCAGATCTTACTTATCAAATCATTCATAAAAGATTTAGCCACCTTCCTTTCTTTAATGAAAAACTCAGGCTGGTAGGCCTTCGAAACAAAGAAATTTTCCAAGGTGCTGTTGCTAATTTCGAACTACTTTCTCATATGGCAAAAGGAAAGTTTGTATTCCATACAGGAGGTTGGGGAACAGGTGAAATCGTCGACATCTCTCTTGTAAGAGAACAACTCGTACTAGAATTCGATCGTGTTCGCGGCAGAAGAGACCTCTCTTTTGCAAATGCATTTAAAAATTTAATCCCCCTTCGTGATGACCACTTCCTTGCAAAACGTTTTGGCGACCCAGACCAACTTGAAGAAGAAGCAAAAAAAGATCCTGCTGCGATCATACGCCTTCTTCTTTCTGATCTAGGCCCAAAAACTGCTACAGAGATAAAAGATGAGCTTTGCGGTCTAGTTGTCGCAGATGAAGAGTGGACAAAATGGTGGCAAGGGGCAAGAGCCAAAATTAAAAAAGATACGATGATTGAAACTCCACCAAGCGTCAAAGATCCTTTCCGCCTACGCTCCTCTGAATTATCTCATGAAGATCGACTACTAAAAGTTATAGAAAAGCTCTCCGATATCGACAAAACTATTGAAACTATTTATTCGTTTATCAGAGATTATCCAGAAATTTTACGCAATCCGTCTACTAAAACAAACTTGCAAGAACGTATTTCCTACCTCTTAAATGACACAAAACTTACTCCAGCACAAAAAATACAGCTCTATCTCTTATTAGAAGATCTAGGTGCACAAGATCAAAAAGCAACACTTTCAAACTATATTCAACAATTGCCACATATTCCAAGCGTCATCAAAGCTATCCAAGTGGGTGCCTTTAAAAAAAGAGCTCTTGTTATCTGCAAAGAAATGCGCTCTGACTGGGATACCATATTCTTAGACTTACTCTTTACTCTTCCAGTACACTCTTTAAGAGACTACTTAATCAAAGAACTCAATTGTGGCAAAATGGCTCCTCTCTTAGAAGAGAAGCTAAATATGCTAATTGGACACCCTTACAAAGCCCCAGACTTATTTGTATGGTATTTTCAGAAGGCAACTTCTGAAGAAGCTCTACCTTTCTCCGATAGCGAAGGCAGAGGAGCTCTTTTAGAAGGCCTACTCATGCTATTAAGCCAAATCGAACAAAAGCCAGAAGAGCGCGATTTGGTCAAAAAGATTCACAACATACTCTCAGGCCATCGCTTTGCAGCTGTACGTGCGATTATTGATGGAAAAAGCCTCGACTTTATAAAAGAATTCTTACTCCTTGTAACTAAATGTCAATCATTAAGCGACCACGACAGCAAAATTCTACACTCCCTTGCCTATGTTGTGCAGCCATCTCTTGCAAACAAAAATAAAGCCCTCAGAGAAGAACATTCTTTTGAAACCATTTGGACGACAAAAGAGGGTTTTCAAAAAGTGCAAGCACGCATTCAACAAATTGGCACTATAGAGACTGTAGAAAATGCAAAAGAGATCGAAGTTGCAAGATCTCACGGAGATCTAAGAGAAAATTCTGAATACAAATTTGCCCTTGAAAGAAGAGCACGCCTACAAGGAGAGCTCAAATTCCTAACATCTCAAATCAATAAAGCTCGAATTATTACAGAGCAAGATATTCCAAAAGAAGAAGCTGGCATTGGTACAATTGTAACTCTTGCAACCCCTAAAGGCGAAGAAGTTATCTACACTTTGCTTGGGCCTTGGGATGCTGATCCAGATAAAAATATTCTTTCTCTACAATCAAAATTTGCAGAGGCTATGACAGGCACTAAAGTTGGAGAAAGCTTTACATTTCAAGATGAAACATATACTGTAAAACAAGTAAAAAGTTATCTGAACAATAATGAGTAGTCCTCATGGAAATCGTCATTGCTACGCACAACATGCACAAAGTACGCGAATTGCGTGCGATGCTAAAAAGCGATCTATCCATCGAGTTTCTTTCTTTAAACGACTTTCCAAGCTACGTGGCCCCAGAAGAGACGGGCTCAACTTTTGAAGAAAACGCTCTCATTAAAGCTTCTTCTGCAGCCCATTGCTTCAACAAATGGGTGCTTGCTGACGATTCTGGTCTTGTTGTTCCTTCTCTAAACGGAGAACCAGGTGTTTTTTCAGCAAGATATGCTAAAGTGGATCGCTCACAGCATACTCCTACAGACAGAGAGAACCGCATAAAATTACTTAAAGCACTTGCTGGAAAAAGTGATTTAAACAGATCAGCTTATTTTGAATGTTGTTTAGCTCTAGTTTCGCCAAATGACGAAAAAAAGATATTCAAAGGTGTGTGTGAAGGGCTTATTACCGAAGAAGAACGAGGTAAAAATGGCTTTGGTTATGATGCCATCTTTATCAAGCACGACTATAATCAAACATTTGCAGAACTAGACGAATCTATAAAAAACCGCATATCGCATCGAAGAAAAGCTGTAGATAAACTTATTCTCTATCTAGAATCATTATAGTTGCATGCACTACTATATCGATGGATACAACCTTCTTTTTAGACTCTCTTATAACCACACTTCCCTACAAAAAGAGCGAGAGCAAATCATCCATGAGCTCAGTTGTAAATTTTCTTTTCTTAAATTAAACGCAACCCTTGTTTTTGATTCCATACATGCCAAAGGAGAGAGCACGTCTTCTCATGTTAAAGACCTTCTTGTTGTCTATACAAGAGAGGGACAAACTGCTGATGAATGGATTATCACATCACTTGAACATACGCAAACCCCTTCTCAAAATACTGTAGTCTCATCCGATAAACAACTTACTCAAAATGCCCTTGCAATCGGCGCAAAGGCACTTAGTATAGAAACCTTTGTCTTATGGCTCAACACACGCATTAAAAATAAAAAACTTCCTAAAAAAAAGATCGAACTTTTACCTCTTCCAAAAAAACAACAAGAAACACCCCTATTGCCCCCTGAAAAAGGTTCTATGGAATATTACCTAAATGCCTTTCAAGATGCTCACAAACAGGACTCTATCGAACCCTTGCCTTCCGCAGAATTAAAAATCTCTATCCCTAAGAAAATACTTCAAAACAAGATGTCAGATCATGAACGTTGGCTTCGCATCTTTGAAGAGCGATCCACTTAAACCTAAAAAATCCTTATGCAAGCTCTCTTGAATAGTAGCAATTCACTATGCAGAATTCATTACAAGTAGGCCATTTATACACAAACAAGTTCAAGAATTGGTTTGTGTATAAAAAGCGGTTATTTGTTGTGCTTGAACAACTGAAAAAAATCCATGTATTCTTGAGGATCAAAAATTTTCCATCCCTTGGCCATAAAGGCATTAAACTCTTCATTTGTTGGAAATGAAAAGTAAGTAGAGGGCAAAACTTTATTAGGAATTCTCTGAACAGAACCTGAAGCGATCTGAGGCAATTTTTCAACAATTAAATCAACGGCTTTCTTATACACTTCTAACTCATGCCAAAGGAGGGACTTATCCTTTCGAACATTGATTCTACTCCATCCAAGGATTGATCCTGTATCAATAGACTCATCATCGATGCTATGAAATGTTGAACCAACTTCCACACAATCATCATACAGTGCTCGAAAGGTCGGCATAAGACCTCGATAGCTAGGAAGCAAGCCAGAATGCAAGTTATATGTTCCAAGACGTGGCAGTGCAAGTATAGATTCCTTTACAAGGTATCGAGAATGAATAGAGAGAATAATATCTGGCTTATAAGTAAATATCCAAGGGTGCTCTGTAGCAAGATCATTAGTCTTAGCCATATGAAAGCAAGAAGCATATTTTTTTTCTAAGCCCTTCCATGTTTGCAGAGGAGCAAATTCTTTTACTTCTAGAAGAGGAAATAATAGCTCATTAACAAGATCTTGCTCTAAAAATTTAAAACACGTAAATGGTAACACCTGTTTTTTAAGCGGATAATGAGCCTCTGACAAGATGATTTGATATTCATACCCTTTCAAATGGGGAAGTAAGTGGTTACAAATCATGTTACCAGCAAGGTCAAAAGTCGAAAAAATCACTATTTTTTTCATTTATTCTTTCTCTTTACTTATGTAGATTGTATTAGCAGCTTCTTGCAGCTTCTGCCAACATCCCCCATCAAGACAGCCTCGACTACCATTCCAAAACAGATAAAACCAAATTAAACCCCAAATAGGTAGCAATATGTAGGCCCACTTAAGAAATCTTGGAATCTTTTTTTGCTCTAGGCTTCTTGGAACCTCTACCTTTTCATCATCAAGGTATTCCTCTTCACTCATCTGTATCTTCCTTTTTTAACATCTGATACTTAGGAGATTCATCCATGTCTAATCGATCCTTTTTCCAAAGATAAATTAAAAAAAAGAGCGCCATTCCCATGATTGCAAAAACAAGAGCATAGTGAAAAATTTGCCCTATAATGCCGCTACTATCCATTCCACCAAAAATACAACCTATCATTTTTTCTCCTCATGAACGCCTTTTCCATCTAAAATCTTTAACGTCTGAATAGGATCAAGCCCAAGCCACCAGCTCTCTGTTGGAGGTGTAATACGTGTACCTTTTGTCATCAAATACTGAAAAATCGCTTCAAACTTATAATTGGGCACTCCATAAAGGTTTTTAGCATTTGAGTCTTCATCAAAAAAATGGCGGAATGCTGGCATAATAGAGCCCTTACTTTTTGTTTTTGGAGACCAAAAATGTGCTTTATGCCAATCGCGACTTGGTCTTTTCACGCCCACTCTTGCAAGATCGGGCCCAATTCTTCTAGTTCCTGGAAATGTTACCTCCTGATAGATGTATTCATTAGCAGAAGAGGGAGGAGCTGGATAGGAGTCAGAGCCATTTGCAACACAATCTTGAATCAGCGTTCGTGACTGATCTGTATGGCAATACCAGCACCCCTCAATTTTAAAAATGTCTTCACCCATTTTTATCAAAGTAGCCCTCGACATAAAACCAAATTCTTTGTTAGTGAGCTCTTTAATGCTACTGATTTTTCTTCCATTAGGATCATATTGAAAGCTTTGACTAGATCCATTCTTTAAAAAACTAACCCGATATTCTCGTGGATTTTTTGTATAAATAACTCCTGGATCTTTGTGATAAGCAGTATTCAATTGCGCATCCACTATAACATAATCTTTATCCACCCAGCAATTTACAACCTCATCTGTTTCTGCAATGGCAAAACATTGTGTTCCACCTGGAACATATAGCTCAAGAATGGTAAAATAGGGCATAGAAGCATGCACATCTGCTACATCCTTATGTTTTTTTAACCACTCTTCTTGTAGTTTTGCTTGAAGAGCTTTAGCTTGTGCTTCACTCTCTTTACCGCCCTCTTCAGGGCTTCTAAGAAGTAAAAGCTTTGATGTTAATTTCAGAGGCGTTTCATTAATTTTTGTAATGAACTTTTCAAGAGATGCATTTGATGTAATTATCCTAACATTTTCTGCTTCTTCAAAAGAAAGAAGAGAATAATTATCTGTTAAGCAAAGAACAAACTGCAGCGTCTCTTCACCTGGATGCGCCGCATTTAAAAATACGTTTGGATCTGCAACTTCATACATCTGCTTTTGATAATAAGATGAGGGCTCTATCCAACTTGGATCTACATAGCCAGGTGCTATGAGAACAACACCTATTGCCAAAGAAAAAAGTAAAAATACACCTACTACTGTAATCAGAAGAGATTTCTCTACTTTAGAAAAAAAACCCTTAGAGTGCTCTTTCATGGGACTTGCACCTTGACAGCAGAAAGCTCATTAGATTTAAATAAAACGGTCTTGTAGATATTCCATACAAAAAGGGCATTTCCAACCAAAACAATCACACCTGATATAGCTCTTGCAAGCCACCAAGACCACATTTCTGCAACTGTCTGAAGAAAAGGCATTCGACTTAAATTATTATGAAACTCTGCGTACGTACTACCATCAGCCCAGTTTGCCCAAAGAATACCTTGATAATACCCTCCAAGGGAAAGTGAGATAAACATAATTAAAGTGCCCCAAAAATTAAGAGCAAAGTGCCAATTTGCAAGTTTGTCTGACCAAAGAGGCCTTTTTGTAATTACAGGTATCACGTAATAGACGCCTGCGAATGCAAAAAATGAAAACGTTCCAAAAAGAGCTATATGAGAGTGTCCAATAATCCAATCCGTTTTTGAAGTAATTTCATTAACATTTCGAAGCGCTTGCAGAGGTCCTTGAACACAGGTTACCAAGTAATAAAAAGTGCCCAACATTAAAAAACGAATCGATGCATGCGTTGTATAAAGTTGCCACTGACCTTTCAATGTCCCAAAGAAATTGGTAATCACAGTCCAAACAGGAATAAAAAGCCATATTGAAAATACAATGCTCGTTGTCTGCAACCATTGCGACATAGGGCCATGAATAATGTGATGCGCTCCTATCCATGCGTAGACAAGAGCAATGGACCAAAAACCTACCATAGAAAGCCTATGATTGTATATGGGCCTATCAGAAATTTTAGGAATAAAATAATAGGCAATTGCAAGACCCATAGGGGTAAATACAAGCCCTACTAAATTGTGAACATAAAAAAAGTTCATATTTACACGTGATATGCCACCTGGAATAATTTCAAGAGCAAAATTTCCAATAGTAAATGTAATCGTAGTCCATATTAATGTGCCCATAGCATACCAAAGCGCTACATACATTTTTTTAAAACGTCTATTTGCAACCGTTATAAATAAATTTATGCTAAATAAGATCCAGGCAACTGCCATCATGAGTTTAATGGGAATAAATCCCAAAAGAAAGGGGGGAATCTCTGCATATTCCCATCCCCAATTTGTTCCTAGAGGAAATGAATAAACTCCCAAAATGAGTGTAATCCACCACAAATAGTTGGTAATTGTTGCAAGCTTTACACTCCAAAGGGGCGTACCACACAGCCTTGGAACCAAAAAATAAAATAAGCCCATATTTGCAGAAAGCAACCAAAGCAAAAGCACATGCCATACATGTACAGGCCTTATTCTTCCAAAGTGAATATATTCTCCAGAAAAATAATCAGGAAAAACAAAGCTATTAAATGCCATAAAAACACCTACAGACATTCCTACCAATAAAAATAAGAGCGCAGGGTAAAGCATCTGTTTTACTGGCAAATCGCTATACTGTACAGCTTGATTATTTATCATACAGCACTTGTGCTTCCTCTTTTATATATACAGCATAAATATCACACTGTTTTTTTCTCGATTTTTTTGCTAAAACTGATTTTTCTACAACATTTAACTTAATATCACTCAAAGTACTCACATCTTCTTGTATTTTTTGAATCTCTTCTGAAGTCTCTATGGACACAGGAAGTGCTTTGTACTCTGCAATTTTTTCAGCATAGGCTTTTTCAAGATAAGTTACTTTGCGCCAAAAGAAAAGCAACTTATCACTCAAATCCTGCTCTAAAGCATCATCATCTAAACATATCAATTTGTCATCTCTTACAACAAATAAAGCATCATGAACACTTAAAATATCAAAAAAGGCCTGTAAAATAACTGCATCTAATTTTTTATCAATTAAACTTGTTCCCAAAGAAGTGTATATATTGCTCTCAACATTAATTTCTTTATCTAAGTCAACAAGCAGTTGATCCAATGCTTGTAATTGCCTAAATCTATTTCTTAAAGAAAGCTCATTTGCATAGGCATTTCCTGCCTGCTCTGGAGTACTAGTTCCTTCTTGAACGCCTTTGAAAAGAACAAATTGATTTGCAAAAGCTTTATCATATTTTTCTTTTGCTCCATCTAGAAAAACATATTCAGGGGCGCGAACACTTTGAAGCAAAATTTTAGAGGTTGTAAATGCATTATAAAGAAGTGTTGCAAGGCTATCTCTAAAATTCTTCTCTTCAGACAAACTTCTAATAAAAATAACCATCTGCATGCGTTGTTCAACACTTGTTTGATCACCCCAAGGAGTCATAGAAGTCCCTGGAACTCCAAACTTGATTGCCCGCAAAAGATAAAGATCATCCCTAGAATGTAGCCACGCTAAATTTGTAAGCATTCTTGGCTTTGCATCCGTCATATAAGAAGAACGTGCTCCCATACCTGTGGCCTCGCTACCATGACAAGAGGCACAATTCTCAACAAATAACTGCTGACCTTTCTTAATATTTTCTTGTGTATAAAACTTTT harbors:
- a CDS encoding FAD-dependent thymidylate synthase; the protein is MFEDYEGFSETQSKILQRYVSSVSSNVFALRNLPEVIKGALFSRYSRSTLGLRALLLKEFILNEETAFDAIVKPSGPQGDEEVEDQMIAIKKAQNFYDRILDGYGDDSIAELGGAHLAIENISMIAAKAIEDCRLGGSPLEKSTRYIYFDQKVNGDYLFFREPILMTSAHRELYLDTCNHLFKTYSELVPELTEIFEEKFPRDEESSKAAYTAALRAKVLDCLRGLLPASALTNMGLYGNGRFFEQLIHKLHGHNLVELQDIGTKSYEELSKVIPSFISRAERGHKHHRGYENFMESMHADVNAVMVEHQDRVAHDLTPGVRLINFDLDSVIKVAAALMYSESNKGLLEWQQYCRTLSSDEIGRILDAGANARENRRHKSPRALEHAEFTFEILADFGIYRDLQRHRILTQEREFLTCDYGYWTPKELIDTHMEKKYAEAMDIAKDAYDIMKEEFPEEAQYAVPMAYNVRWYFHVNLRALQWLCELRSSPAGHPSYRFVAQEMAGLVSRAFPDFARFFKFVDYEGYNLGRMGQEEARVEKEARRAFKH
- the hemB gene encoding porphobilinogen synthase, whose amino-acid sequence is MRHAFPLIRKRRLRQNSILRDLVQESDVDLSCFILPLFIKGEQGEKKEISSMQGHFQIPLNLLASEVQEVVRLGIKAVILFGVPPRKDLVGSDSFSDDGIIQKAVKIIKNTTKELLIISDVCFCEYTDHGHCGFLSECSGKVDIDNDKTVELLVQQAVSHARAGVDVVAPSGMIDGMVLGIRKGLDNAGFSHIPILSYSVKYNSAFYGPFRSAAEGAPTFGDRGSHMMDVPNGREAVHEAGLDIDEGADMLMIKPAHTYLDIIFRVKQKYPYMPLGAYHTSGEFCMIKAAAEKGYVDEKKAVMEVMRSIHRAGADFIITYFAKEIANWIKKE
- a CDS encoding YjbH domain-containing protein codes for the protein MRGSIILLIFFFSLLSSFLFSEEEYLEEYVPHRTSSSPDLFRDLDIVAECEKRNCDKLPLIYSHYGHVGYFNMPSARMGDDGDITLGASSVPPYRNYFIGFQLFSRIEMSGVYRVFKGVQDVILSPHGFGDYADKGANIKINLLKPADTEYCLPGIALGLEDFLGSQLFESKYVVLTQEWPNLNFEASFGYGTGRIGGFFGGIAYSPWRKCENYWNGLSFVAEYDPTDYENSKVELHPFGRVKKFPINYGIKYAIGKYWRFSVSHIRGNNIAYEASGTFDLGSVKGFFPKINDPLCYFAPINTEPISPLRPLNTLVEDLAYALDNQGFTLLKATLEKGCNPLPILRLRIVNRKYLYETDVHKRLGCLLALLTPVNVSEVIVVISADCVLCQEYRYSRRSLYLYASRQMTDIELATVSPIREVTFPKYCPEILFERREKALEWGLRPRAQTFFGSSKGKLKYEIDGAAVVEGFVWYDVYYKFLLSHTLLTNANDLGNFDMLNPSPVINVNSDRITYYQVRDFKFEQVYLQRSWTHGCGLHSRVAAGFFDIAYGGVAAEALYYPVNSSWAVGLAGAIVKKRTYNDWGFQNKLRRFVGSGTSFYPVYDHYTVLSQYFLDIYYRFNTMPVSFKISMGQFLARDFGIRTEVFRYFPSGLRISFWYTYTNGNDRVNGSVYHDKGISFSMPLDVIFKESSRARWGYGMSAWLRDVGYRVGTGNELYPVLFEQRDNPVTFDKCN
- a CDS encoding GreA/GreB family elongation factor, with translation MAYLEEFQMQLENHDYQGFMHLWEEYCGGDEVDAPELQKILQAIKVSDFAQTFGKHIDSALALWSHITDENASYEVFKSIIDLQTTNSPQLADLTYQIIHKRFSHLPFFNEKLRLVGLRNKEIFQGAVANFELLSHMAKGKFVFHTGGWGTGEIVDISLVREQLVLEFDRVRGRRDLSFANAFKNLIPLRDDHFLAKRFGDPDQLEEEAKKDPAAIIRLLLSDLGPKTATEIKDELCGLVVADEEWTKWWQGARAKIKKDTMIETPPSVKDPFRLRSSELSHEDRLLKVIEKLSDIDKTIETIYSFIRDYPEILRNPSTKTNLQERISYLLNDTKLTPAQKIQLYLLLEDLGAQDQKATLSNYIQQLPHIPSVIKAIQVGAFKKRALVICKEMRSDWDTIFLDLLFTLPVHSLRDYLIKELNCGKMAPLLEEKLNMLIGHPYKAPDLFVWYFQKATSEEALPFSDSEGRGALLEGLLMLLSQIEQKPEERDLVKKIHNILSGHRFAAVRAIIDGKSLDFIKEFLLLVTKCQSLSDHDSKILHSLAYVVQPSLANKNKALREEHSFETIWTTKEGFQKVQARIQQIGTIETVENAKEIEVARSHGDLRENSEYKFALERRARLQGELKFLTSQINKARIITEQDIPKEEAGIGTIVTLATPKGEEVIYTLLGPWDADPDKNILSLQSKFAEAMTGTKVGESFTFQDETYTVKQVKSYLNNNE